The Blattabacterium cuenoti genome segment TTTTATTTAAAGTGTTAAAAACATTTGATAAAAAAAATATTGATGAAATATGGCCAAATGTAGAAGTAATATTTCATGGAGGTATGAATATAGATCCTTATTATCCTCAGTATAAAAAATTATTAAATAATCGTTCTATTAATTATTATAATGTATATAGTTCTTCAGAAGGTTTTTTTGCTATTCAGGATCGAAGTAAAATTAAAGATCTTTTATTATTATTAGATCATGGAATATTTTATGAATTTATTCCTATAGAAGATATAAATAAAAGTAATCCGAAAATTTTTTCTATTAGTGAAGTAAAATTAAATAAAATTTATGCTATGGTTATTTCTACGAATTCAGGTTTATGGAGATATATAGTAGGAGATACTATTAGATTTACTAGTTTATCTCCATATAGGATTTTAATTTCAGGAAGAACTACTAGTTATATTAATTGTTTTGGAGAAGAATTAATTATGGAAAATACTGACAAAGCATTAAATTATGCTTGTATTAAAACGAATTCAATGGTTAATGAATATACTGCAGGCCCAATTTATATGAATGATAAAAATTCAGGAGCTCATGAATGGATTATAGAATTTAAAAAACATCCAGAAAATTTATCTAGATTTATAAAAATATTAGATAAAGAATTGCAAAAATTAAATTCTGATTATGAATCAAAACGATATAAAAATATTATTTTGCGTCCTCCTATAGTAAAAATAGCTAGAAATGGACTGTTTTATGATTGGTTAAAAAAAAATAAAAAATTAGGAGGACAAAATAAAGTTCCTCGTTTATCTAACGATAGAAAATATATTAATTCTATAATGAAAATGAATAAATTATCATGAAAACTATAATGACAATAACATCAGAAAAAAAGAAAGAAATATTTAAAAATTATGGAAAATCTGTTCTTGATACAGGTTCTCCTCAAGCACAGATAGCTTTATTTACTTATCGTATTAATCATTTAAATAATCATTTAGAAAGAAACAAAAAAGATTTTAATACGGAAAGATCTTTAATAAAATTAGTAGGAAAAAGAAAAAAATTACTAAAATATATTGAAAAAAATGATATAAATAATTATAAAAATATTATAAAACATTTAGGATTGAGAAAGTAAAATATTTCATACCTAAATTATTAATTTATGTCAAATATTATAAAAGAATATATCCCCCTAATAGATGGTAGAAAAATAACAATAGAAACTGGTTTTCTAGCAAAACAAGCCGATGGATCCGCTA includes the following:
- the rpsO gene encoding 30S ribosomal protein S15; this encodes MTITSEKKKEIFKNYGKSVLDTGSPQAQIALFTYRINHLNNHLERNKKDFNTERSLIKLVGKRKKLLKYIEKNDINNYKNIIKHLGLRK
- a CDS encoding GH3 auxin-responsive promoter family protein gives rise to the protein MIKYISEFVTCYFLKKRIKNIKIFMHNPVDVQNNLMNQLIMSAKNTEFGKKYGFNDIKKYKNFVERIPICKYSDLESTINRIRKGEKNILWPGTVKWFARSSGTTNTKSKYIPITEESINKGHYKAGKDMLSIYINNHPKTKIFLGKAIRLGGSYKLHEKYNTFYGDLSSILIKKMPFWIEKICIPGKKISLMSQWEEKINKIIKEAKNKDIRILSGVCSWLLIFLFKVLKTFDKKNIDEIWPNVEVIFHGGMNIDPYYPQYKKLLNNRSINYYNVYSSSEGFFAIQDRSKIKDLLLLLDHGIFYEFIPIEDINKSNPKIFSISEVKLNKIYAMVISTNSGLWRYIVGDTIRFTSLSPYRILISGRTTSYINCFGEELIMENTDKALNYACIKTNSMVNEYTAGPIYMNDKNSGAHEWIIEFKKHPENLSRFIKILDKELQKLNSDYESKRYKNIILRPPIVKIARNGLFYDWLKKNKKLGGQNKVPRLSNDRKYINSIMKMNKLS